One window from the genome of Methanoculleus sp. 7T encodes:
- a CDS encoding CDP-alcohol phosphatidyltransferase family protein, with protein MNITSLRPKFIKYTEPIASFFIRLGITPNQVSVLSVLFGFSCALAFTQRCFLAGGLLLVVSAILDLVDGNVARKNHTESKFGAVFDWVADKYVDAAVILAVGFSGIPIVSQLINVPPIADFGVVGLALVGSLINTFIKPVTYAEIGYTERIAGKIEDPLEGVGFFGRPETILVLVLGGVTGYIWVAVLLIAVCTNLSAVQRMLYLYRRYS; from the coding sequence ATGAATATAACCTCCCTACGGCCGAAATTCATCAAATATACGGAACCAATCGCGTCGTTTTTCATACGCTTGGGCATTACGCCGAATCAGGTGTCGGTGCTCTCCGTGCTCTTCGGCTTCTCGTGCGCACTCGCCTTCACCCAGCGGTGCTTTCTCGCGGGCGGCCTGCTGCTGGTCGTCTCCGCGATCCTTGACTTGGTGGACGGCAACGTCGCCAGAAAGAACCATACAGAGAGCAAGTTCGGGGCGGTCTTCGACTGGGTCGCCGATAAGTATGTCGATGCGGCGGTCATCCTCGCCGTGGGGTTCTCCGGCATCCCAATTGTCAGTCAGTTGATAAACGTCCCGCCCATCGCCGATTTCGGTGTCGTGGGGCTGGCGCTCGTCGGATCCCTGATCAACACCTTCATCAAACCGGTCACCTACGCGGAGATCGGCTACACCGAGAGGATCGCCGGGAAGATCGAAGACCCCCTCGAAGGGGTCGGCTTCTTCGGGAGGCCCGAGACGATCCTCGTATTGGTGCTCGGCGGCGTGACCGGGTACATCTGGGTTGCGGTGCTCCTCATCGCGGTCTGCACGAACCTCTCTGCGGTTCAACGGATGCTCTACCTCTACCGGCGGTACTCCTAA
- the artA gene encoding archaeosortase A — MKDSLVLISCICFLAYLIPSRFRKYFAIGGWASIVGYLFLELPYYFSINNFMYPTIALLSVPFLYITVKYLLKSDPRVMQLSTIAAVAFLIYAPFGYIPALGDWLIAAVADQTAAALAAVGYPVNLNAGNLMERNGFLTEIILGCTGIQSIAIMLGVAWGVRSTLKQKVAGFLLVFPTIYILNIARNVFVITAYTEQWFPYLPAIAGNGEFGYESFFWAHNVMAELGALVFLVILAYALFIILPELGALADGLYRLYRGEVEQVVRPRAGESEL; from the coding sequence ATGAAGGATTCCCTAGTGCTGATCTCCTGCATCTGTTTTCTTGCCTACCTCATCCCAAGCCGGTTCCGAAAGTATTTCGCCATCGGCGGGTGGGCAAGCATCGTCGGATACCTCTTCCTCGAGCTCCCCTACTACTTCTCCATCAATAACTTCATGTATCCGACGATAGCCCTCCTCTCCGTCCCGTTCCTCTATATCACCGTAAAATACCTGCTCAAAAGCGATCCCAGAGTGATGCAGCTCTCGACGATAGCGGCCGTGGCGTTCCTGATCTACGCTCCCTTCGGCTACATACCGGCACTGGGGGATTGGTTGATTGCAGCGGTCGCGGATCAGACGGCCGCGGCACTGGCGGCGGTCGGGTATCCGGTGAACCTCAACGCCGGAAACCTGATGGAGCGCAACGGGTTCCTGACCGAGATCATCCTCGGCTGCACCGGGATTCAGAGCATCGCCATCATGCTCGGGGTTGCCTGGGGCGTGCGGTCGACCCTTAAGCAGAAGGTTGCCGGGTTCCTCTTGGTCTTCCCGACGATCTACATCCTGAATATCGCTCGAAACGTCTTCGTGATCACGGCTTACACCGAGCAGTGGTTCCCTTACCTCCCTGCGATCGCCGGCAACGGCGAGTTTGGTTACGAGAGTTTCTTCTGGGCGCACAACGTCATGGCCGAACTGGGGGCGCTGGTGTTCCTCGTGATCCTCGCCTATGCCCTCTTCATAATACTTCCGGAACTCGGCGCCCTTGCCGACGGCCTCTACCGGCTCTACCGCGGCGAGGTGGAGCAGGTAGTCCGGCCGAGAGCCGGGGAATCCGAACTCTAA
- the cbiM gene encoding cobalt transporter CbiM, whose translation MHIPDAFIPMGQALVYWIIALIFIALALRWARRSMEEEKVPLVAVLAAGIFAIQALNIPIPWGTSGHMVGAALAAIVLGSPYAGVFVLTLVLLVQGVIFGDGGITVMGANIINMGVVGGFVGYYGYTAIQSVAHNAYAAAFIAGWASLFISAILCAVELAIAGTFPLVLGLTFMGGYHAVIGLIEGGITAVALYLIASARPDILEHPKAVST comes from the coding sequence ATGCATATACCTGACGCGTTTATACCGATGGGACAGGCCCTGGTCTACTGGATCATCGCCCTCATCTTCATCGCTCTCGCCCTGCGGTGGGCGCGGCGGTCAATGGAAGAGGAAAAGGTGCCGCTGGTCGCCGTGCTTGCGGCGGGTATCTTTGCCATCCAAGCGTTGAATATTCCCATCCCCTGGGGAACGAGCGGGCATATGGTCGGTGCGGCGCTCGCGGCAATCGTCCTCGGCTCGCCGTATGCAGGCGTCTTCGTCCTGACACTGGTGCTCCTTGTGCAGGGCGTCATATTCGGTGACGGCGGCATCACCGTCATGGGTGCCAACATCATCAACATGGGTGTTGTCGGCGGCTTTGTCGGTTACTACGGCTACACCGCCATCCAGAGCGTGGCGCACAACGCATACGCCGCCGCGTTCATCGCCGGGTGGGCGTCGCTCTTCATCTCCGCGATCCTCTGTGCGGTCGAACTCGCGATTGCCGGCACGTTCCCGCTGGTACTCGGCCTCACCTTCATGGGAGGGTACCATGCCGTCATCGGCCTCATCGAGGGAGGTATCACTGCGGTCGCTCTCTATCTGATAGCATCGGCACGGCCCGATATCCTCGAACACCCCAAGGCGGTGAGCACATAA
- a CDS encoding TATA-box-binding protein — translation MNEHKPEESLKIENIVASAKVTDSLDLPSLASQLKDAEYNKKRFPGVVLRMQDPKIAALVFGSGKVVLTGAKSVDSLSRGLQILGDQLRALNIDIPENLTYKIQNIVTSADLGTPINLNKIAVGFNLDKIEYEPEQFPGLVYRLDDPKVVVLLFGSGKLIITGGKQPEDAKRAVQRILSELSSLGLI, via the coding sequence ATGAATGAGCACAAACCAGAGGAGTCCCTCAAGATAGAAAATATCGTTGCTTCCGCGAAAGTGACTGATTCTCTTGATCTCCCCTCTCTTGCCTCCCAGTTGAAGGACGCGGAATACAATAAAAAGCGGTTTCCCGGCGTCGTTCTCCGGATGCAGGATCCGAAGATCGCGGCGCTTGTCTTCGGTTCCGGTAAGGTCGTTCTGACCGGTGCGAAGAGCGTCGACAGCCTCTCCCGAGGCCTACAGATCCTCGGGGACCAACTGCGGGCGCTCAATATCGACATTCCCGAGAATTTGACTTATAAAATCCAGAATATCGTCACATCAGCAGACCTCGGGACGCCGATCAACCTGAACAAAATCGCCGTGGGTTTCAACCTAGACAAGATCGAGTACGAGCCCGAGCAGTTCCCGGGACTGGTCTACCGGCTCGACGATCCGAAGGTGGTCGTCCTTCTCTTCGGGTCCGGCAAATTGATCATCACCGGCGGCAAGCAACCCGAGGATGCCAAGCGGGCAGTACAGCGGATACTCTCCGAACTCTCCAGTCTCGGGCTCATCTAA
- a CDS encoding transcription factor S yields MMFCPQCKGLMISSGGQLKCKKCGYIRDIDETDRLKKTDKRLEKEITIVDEEEKMATLPTTTVKCPECECTTAFWWLRQLRAADESEVRFFRCTACGKTWREYD; encoded by the coding sequence ATGATGTTCTGTCCACAGTGCAAAGGCCTGATGATATCGTCCGGCGGCCAGTTGAAATGCAAAAAGTGTGGCTATATCAGAGATATCGACGAAACCGACCGGTTGAAGAAGACAGACAAACGCTTGGAGAAGGAGATCACCATCGTCGACGAAGAGGAGAAGATGGCGACGCTCCCGACCACGACCGTCAAATGTCCGGAATGCGAGTGCACAACTGCGTTCTGGTGGCTGCGGCAACTGCGGGCGGCAGATGAGAGCGAAGTCAGGTTCTTCCGCTGCACTGCCTGCGGCAAGACATGGCGCGAGTACGATTAA
- the truD gene encoding tRNA pseudouridine(13) synthase TruD — protein sequence MMPTPYPLEEELGMRYYASDTPGIGGRLRSKPEDFLVEEIPLPISDPDGPYLICRLTKTNWELQRAVKEIAKRLGISHRRIAWSGTKDKNAVTTQFISIYDVSPEAVAQVHLKDISLEVVGRSQHSLTLGGLAGNRFDIVIRDCIPEGLSERVREATEATSAGIPNYYGLQRFGVVRPVTHIVGERILKGDYEGAAVAYIGRPYPQESEEAQRARRNFTETGDARAALAELPVQMTYERAMANHLVANPGDYAGALRALPPKLLSLLVSAFQSYLFNCALSGRIDAGMSLSEPEVGDRLLFQNGREDIVSARNRQAALMQIRRGRCRIAIFIPGSEPMAPYGRMDEIMQELMEKWEIGAGDFDRTSRFVETAFAGVLRPITLSADVQAEVSDESARLRFTLPPGHYATTVCREYMKADPYVMI from the coding sequence ATGATGCCCACACCCTATCCCCTTGAAGAGGAACTGGGGATGCGCTACTACGCATCCGATACCCCCGGCATCGGCGGACGGCTCCGCTCAAAGCCCGAAGACTTCCTCGTCGAGGAGATACCGCTCCCGATCAGCGACCCCGACGGGCCGTACCTGATCTGCCGGCTCACCAAGACAAACTGGGAACTCCAGCGGGCGGTCAAGGAGATTGCAAAACGGCTCGGCATCAGCCACCGGCGGATCGCCTGGTCGGGGACCAAAGATAAGAACGCGGTGACCACCCAGTTCATCTCGATCTACGACGTCTCGCCCGAAGCGGTTGCGCAGGTGCATCTCAAGGATATATCCCTCGAGGTCGTGGGGCGGTCGCAGCACTCGCTCACCCTCGGGGGCCTCGCAGGCAACCGGTTCGATATCGTCATCCGAGACTGCATACCGGAGGGTCTCTCGGAGCGGGTTCGGGAGGCCACGGAAGCGACGTCCGCCGGAATACCGAACTACTACGGACTGCAGCGGTTCGGCGTCGTCCGGCCGGTCACTCACATTGTCGGCGAGAGAATCCTAAAAGGGGATTACGAAGGCGCCGCAGTCGCCTATATAGGTCGGCCGTATCCGCAGGAATCAGAAGAGGCTCAGCGAGCCCGGAGAAACTTTACGGAGACCGGAGATGCAAGAGCGGCGCTCGCCGAACTCCCCGTCCAGATGACCTATGAGCGAGCGATGGCAAACCACCTCGTCGCAAACCCCGGCGACTACGCCGGTGCGCTCCGGGCGCTCCCGCCGAAACTCCTCTCGCTTCTGGTGAGCGCGTTCCAGTCGTACCTCTTCAACTGCGCACTCTCCGGCCGTATCGACGCAGGTATGTCGCTCTCCGAACCGGAGGTCGGGGACAGGCTGCTCTTCCAGAACGGCCGCGAGGATATCGTCTCGGCACGGAACCGACAGGCGGCCCTGATGCAGATCCGCCGGGGCCGGTGCCGGATCGCCATATTCATCCCGGGATCCGAGCCGATGGCGCCGTACGGCCGGATGGACGAGATCATGCAGGAACTGATGGAGAAGTGGGAGATCGGCGCCGGAGACTTTGACCGCACCTCCCGGTTCGTGGAGACGGCATTTGCCGGAGTCCTCCGCCCGATCACGCTCTCCGCCGATGTGCAGGCTGAGGTATCCGATGAGAGCGCCCGACTCCGGTTTACGCTCCCCCCCGGCCACTACGCGACGACGGTCTGCAGGGAGTACATGAAGGCGGACCCCTACGTCATGATATAG
- a CDS encoding geranylgeranyl reductase family protein, with protein MWHLVWDVVVVGAGPSGSAAARACAEKGLATLCIEEHGTIGYPVQCAGLLSTSAFAECDVSRQSVQNEVSGARMVSDLGGELLFDARTTKAYVVDRCRLDLEMARKAADAGAEFLMKTSVFGVRGSCILTRGVRGREEIPFRLLIAADGPRSSVARMLGLRRPEVYLAGVQAEVPCAVDPRYVELHPNASPDFFGWVIPVSGARARVGLCAREGAKDCFDRFIARYGGNSLHLASGVIPLGVMPQTYGRRALFVGDAAGFAKPTSGGGIYTGVRSAKHAADVAAACCARKTFDDESLKDYERRWMDDFGKELDIGMKALRMRRKMTPEDIDRFCRALNNPDVIETIVRHGDMDRPGALIRRLALKPALIRAMGILFASGVRQILTGQENHHAW; from the coding sequence GTGTGGCATCTGGTCTGGGATGTTGTTGTTGTAGGTGCGGGCCCCTCGGGGAGTGCCGCTGCGCGGGCGTGTGCAGAGAAGGGGCTCGCGACGCTCTGTATCGAAGAACACGGGACGATCGGCTATCCGGTGCAGTGTGCGGGACTGCTCTCTACCTCCGCGTTCGCCGAGTGCGACGTCTCCAGACAGTCGGTTCAGAATGAGGTAAGCGGCGCCCGGATGGTCTCGGACCTCGGAGGTGAACTGCTCTTCGACGCACGGACCACAAAGGCCTACGTTGTGGACCGGTGCCGCTTGGACCTGGAGATGGCACGGAAAGCGGCGGACGCCGGGGCGGAGTTCCTCATGAAGACCAGCGTCTTCGGCGTCCGGGGTTCCTGCATCTTGACCCGAGGAGTCCGTGGGCGCGAGGAGATTCCCTTTCGTCTCCTGATCGCCGCCGATGGGCCCCGGAGTTCCGTCGCCCGGATGCTCGGCCTTCGTCGCCCGGAGGTCTACCTTGCCGGGGTGCAGGCGGAGGTGCCGTGCGCCGTGGACCCGCGATACGTCGAACTGCACCCCAACGCCTCTCCGGACTTCTTCGGGTGGGTGATTCCGGTCTCGGGAGCACGGGCACGCGTCGGGCTCTGTGCACGGGAGGGCGCAAAGGACTGCTTCGACCGGTTCATCGCCCGATACGGGGGGAACTCGCTCCACCTCGCGAGCGGGGTCATCCCGCTCGGGGTTATGCCGCAGACCTACGGCCGCCGTGCGCTCTTCGTCGGCGACGCGGCGGGTTTTGCCAAACCTACATCGGGGGGCGGCATCTACACCGGCGTCCGGTCGGCAAAGCATGCGGCAGACGTCGCGGCGGCCTGCTGTGCGCGCAAAACGTTCGACGACGAGAGCCTCAAGGACTACGAACGGCGCTGGATGGATGATTTCGGAAAAGAGCTCGATATCGGGATGAAAGCGCTTCGTATGCGCCGGAAGATGACCCCGGAGGATATCGACCGCTTCTGCCGGGCCTTAAACAACCCTGACGTTATCGAGACGATCGTGCGGCACGGCGATATGGACCGGCCGGGCGCCTTGATCCGCAGGCTCGCCCTGAAACCCGCGCTTATCAGAGCAATGGGCATACTTTTCGCATCAGGAGTACGTCAGATTCTTACTGGCCAAGAGAACCATCACGCTTGGTAA
- a CDS encoding dihydrofolate reductase family protein, which translates to MADHDRPHVLMMSEITVDGKLTLKRGASSKILMKHMAPETEILLHQTRAECDAIMVGANTIRIDNSFLTVRLVEGKSPLRVIPNSRADIPPDANVLGSDARTVVAVSEAAPAERVARLRERGVDVVVAGASQVDLPELMRILKRDYGVSRMMIEGGPTLNWSMLNHRLVDEVRLIHLPFIVGGADTPSLVGGMHIETEKEMIRLSLKRYFMCGSNLVTEWNVLYGDACGGA; encoded by the coding sequence ATGGCAGATCACGACAGGCCGCATGTACTCATGATGTCAGAGATCACCGTCGACGGGAAGCTCACCCTGAAACGCGGGGCCTCAAGCAAGATCCTCATGAAGCACATGGCTCCCGAGACCGAGATTCTCCTCCACCAGACCCGGGCGGAATGCGATGCCATCATGGTCGGAGCAAACACGATCAGGATCGACAACTCCTTCCTGACGGTCCGGCTGGTCGAGGGCAAAAGCCCGCTCCGTGTCATTCCGAACAGCCGGGCGGATATTCCGCCGGATGCAAACGTGCTCGGGTCCGATGCCCGGACGGTCGTCGCCGTCAGCGAGGCGGCACCGGCGGAGAGGGTGGCCCGACTCCGGGAGCGCGGCGTCGATGTCGTTGTGGCGGGAGCAAGCCAGGTCGACCTGCCTGAATTGATGCGGATCTTAAAGAGGGACTACGGTGTCTCGCGGATGATGATCGAAGGCGGACCGACGCTGAACTGGTCCATGCTGAACCACCGTCTCGTGGACGAGGTACGCCTGATCCACCTGCCGTTCATTGTCGGCGGTGCCGATACCCCGTCGCTGGTCGGCGGCATGCATATCGAGACCGAGAAGGAGATGATCCGGCTCTCCCTGAAACGCTACTTCATGTGCGGGAGCAACCTCGTCACCGAGTGGAACGTGCTCTACGGGGACGCATGCGGTGGGGCCTGA
- the pth2 gene encoding peptidyl-tRNA hydrolase Pth2: MPDIREFRWKQCLVVRADIKMSCGKKCAQIAHAAIGAYEKADKVAKKAWLDEGQKKVVLKVQTERQLFELKTIAERAGIPASIIQDAGMTEIPPGTVTALGLGPARAEDLDRITGDLSLL, from the coding sequence ATGCCAGATATACGGGAGTTTCGGTGGAAGCAGTGCTTGGTCGTGCGCGCCGACATCAAGATGAGCTGCGGCAAGAAGTGTGCACAGATCGCCCACGCTGCCATAGGAGCCTACGAGAAGGCCGATAAAGTCGCCAAAAAGGCTTGGCTTGACGAGGGCCAGAAGAAGGTGGTGCTGAAGGTGCAGACCGAGCGCCAACTCTTTGAACTCAAGACGATCGCCGAGCGGGCAGGCATCCCGGCATCGATCATCCAAGACGCCGGGATGACCGAGATACCGCCCGGAACCGTGACGGCGCTCGGTCTCGGGCCCGCCCGCGCCGAAGACCTCGACCGGATCACCGGGGACCTCTCACTGCTATGA
- a CDS encoding PDGLE domain-containing protein, with amino-acid sequence METKQFVMIGIAVALVIAVAAPFLASGNPDGLESAFFSIYDAKQFTGSELDEEAAGVAEELVVATTGNDFSYEALMPDYAIPGLDKTGEVLAVVLGTVLMIALAYGVARVTARPDN; translated from the coding sequence ATGGAGACGAAACAGTTTGTCATGATCGGTATAGCGGTCGCCCTCGTGATCGCCGTTGCCGCACCGTTCCTCGCGTCAGGAAATCCTGACGGCCTCGAGAGCGCGTTCTTCAGCATCTACGATGCAAAACAGTTCACGGGAAGCGAACTGGACGAAGAGGCCGCCGGCGTCGCGGAGGAGTTGGTGGTCGCCACGACCGGCAACGACTTCTCATACGAGGCCCTCATGCCCGATTACGCCATCCCCGGCTTGGATAAGACCGGGGAGGTGCTTGCCGTCGTTCTGGGCACGGTCCTCATGATCGCCCTCGCATACGGCGTTGCGCGGGTGACTGCACGGCCCGATAATTAG